A single Corallococcus silvisoli DNA region contains:
- a CDS encoding metallophosphoesterase family protein: MPQDSLLVAALGDIHGRFHRVEAWLDALEQARGRRVDLVLAVGDVEAFRRADDHRRKAAKRSMPAEFAEYADGLRRVKRPLYFIGGNNEDFEALHDLQDGGDLAPDVHYLGRAGLRELDGLRVAYLSGIHAPRFIDQPLRRPTSLDTSKQAGYFRASEVERVSAARDVDLLLVHEWPRGIVQKARDEPPSPPRPLPSPWIGNSVTRKLVDAVQPKWVLCGHSHKPFAVSLESHGRAPSRVACMDQASRPDTSVFWLEFERREAQRAGWGITGVTAWEAGQRWGLHTLPPGVPESGPGNGTDSEPRGDGATA; encoded by the coding sequence ATGCCGCAGGACTCCCTCCTCGTCGCCGCGCTGGGTGACATCCACGGACGCTTCCACCGGGTGGAGGCCTGGCTGGACGCGCTCGAGCAGGCGCGCGGACGCCGGGTGGACCTGGTGCTGGCGGTGGGGGACGTGGAGGCCTTCCGGCGCGCGGACGACCACCGGCGCAAGGCCGCCAAGCGCTCCATGCCCGCGGAGTTCGCCGAGTACGCGGACGGCCTGCGCCGCGTGAAGCGGCCGCTGTACTTCATTGGCGGCAACAACGAGGACTTCGAGGCGCTGCACGACCTGCAGGACGGCGGAGACCTGGCCCCGGACGTCCACTACCTGGGCCGCGCGGGCCTGCGGGAGCTGGACGGCCTGCGGGTGGCGTACCTGTCCGGCATCCACGCGCCGCGGTTCATCGATCAGCCGCTGCGGCGCCCCACGTCGCTGGATACCTCGAAGCAGGCGGGCTACTTCCGCGCGTCCGAGGTGGAGCGGGTGTCCGCCGCGCGCGACGTGGACCTGCTGCTCGTCCACGAGTGGCCCCGAGGCATCGTGCAGAAGGCCCGCGACGAGCCGCCCTCGCCGCCGCGCCCCCTGCCGTCGCCGTGGATTGGCAACTCGGTGACGCGCAAGCTGGTGGACGCGGTGCAACCGAAGTGGGTGCTCTGCGGGCACTCCCACAAGCCCTTCGCCGTGTCGCTGGAGTCGCACGGGCGCGCGCCGTCGCGCGTGGCCTGCATGGACCAGGCGTCCCGGCCGGACACCTCCGTGTTCTGGCTGGAGTTCGAGCGCCGCGAGGCCCAGCGTGCCGGCTGGGGCATCACGGGCGTCACCGCCTGGGAGGCGGGGCAGCGCTGGGGGCTGCACACGCTGCCC
- a CDS encoding choice-of-anchor D domain-containing protein gives MSLALAVAAWTACERPTFQQAHTGFAARPEVLEFGAAAVGRTKTMTLRLTNQGRASYRVEGARSSLANVSIPAFEPFTLSSGAEHELEVRFTPDVEGAVQGQVEVLTDASGEAAAQVPVNGRGVKALVEVTESALDFGNVNLGLVEMREVTVRNPSDVESPLVLSVAGADADQFSAGAGLPSSLAPHETRKVPVAFSPVRLGTAQAALQVTVCDGCEPALVTLTGTGVASMLEVTPLRVDFGRVAVGATAEARITVRNQGNEMLRYQGASLLEDPSGVFQVVSAPVLPNDALLPGAMVELRVAFKPVATGRVRDGRVEVAVRKPSTTTPGPKVSLTGEGGASCVEVTPAHLSFGQVAFGMTATRNVTVHNRCREEVAVSQLVLTTHTGGYFTLAQPPASQPLAPGANLKVGITFSPREGVTGASGGQLAVTTHQGGSSATDGVTLSGEGRTFPPCEYLLPASLDFGRVPVGSEMALGVTLRNTGVEPCYLSALQLASGSDPAFRAEPVANGVLAPGKKATLVVRFQPPADGDFQGLAEGWVSHPTRGHPLVNLSGQGVHGCFSVQPTTVDFGTARLACGARTRELVAYNQCTDAVTVAGMTLSQPGGEFSVAGPLPATIPAGGRAKLTAKYTPAEEGDDAATVRFTLKDGSVFNAGLVGRGLAKTNQTDRFIQDAEARVDVLFVVDNSGSMMEEQQSLGENFAAFLTAASAAHVDYRIGVTTTGLDPSPGGWSECPGGAQGGENGRLFPVDNSSPRIITPQTPNAAQVFANNTHVGVCHWNEQGLDAAYRALSEPLLYNLDDPRTPQPNDGNGGFLREDAKLAIIALSDEEDFSSQPVDFYETYFLALKGNDPSKVTFNAVVGPEDLSTCPTSSSSGTRYMELARKLGGVVDSICTPNWATSLEKLSESAFGPNRTFPLSESPANPGAISVRVDGVPATGGWSYDGRANAVIFDRSRAPAPGALVEITYPLGCP, from the coding sequence ATGTCGTTGGCTTTGGCGGTGGCGGCGTGGACGGCGTGTGAGCGGCCCACCTTCCAGCAAGCCCATACGGGGTTCGCCGCGCGGCCGGAGGTCCTGGAGTTCGGCGCCGCCGCGGTGGGCCGCACGAAGACGATGACGCTGCGGCTGACGAACCAGGGACGCGCGTCGTACCGCGTGGAGGGGGCCCGTTCGTCGCTGGCCAACGTGAGCATCCCCGCCTTCGAACCCTTCACGCTGTCGTCGGGCGCGGAGCACGAGCTGGAGGTGCGCTTCACGCCGGACGTGGAGGGCGCGGTGCAGGGGCAGGTGGAGGTGCTCACCGACGCCTCGGGTGAAGCGGCCGCGCAGGTGCCCGTCAACGGGCGCGGCGTGAAGGCGCTGGTGGAGGTGACGGAGTCGGCGCTCGACTTCGGCAACGTGAACCTGGGGCTGGTGGAGATGCGCGAGGTGACGGTGCGCAACCCCTCCGACGTGGAGAGCCCGTTGGTGCTGTCCGTGGCGGGCGCGGACGCGGATCAATTCTCCGCGGGGGCGGGGCTGCCGTCCTCGCTGGCGCCGCATGAGACGCGCAAGGTCCCGGTGGCCTTCAGCCCGGTGCGGCTGGGCACCGCGCAGGCGGCCCTGCAGGTCACGGTGTGCGACGGCTGCGAGCCCGCGCTGGTGACGCTGACGGGCACGGGGGTCGCCAGCATGCTGGAGGTGACGCCGCTGCGCGTGGACTTCGGCCGGGTGGCGGTGGGCGCCACCGCCGAGGCGCGCATCACCGTGCGCAACCAGGGCAATGAGATGCTGCGCTATCAAGGCGCGTCGCTGCTGGAGGATCCGTCGGGCGTGTTCCAGGTGGTGAGCGCGCCGGTGCTCCCCAACGACGCGCTCCTGCCAGGGGCCATGGTGGAGCTGCGCGTGGCCTTCAAGCCCGTGGCGACGGGCCGGGTGCGCGACGGCCGCGTGGAGGTGGCCGTGCGCAAGCCGTCCACGACGACGCCGGGCCCCAAGGTCTCGCTGACGGGGGAGGGCGGCGCGTCGTGCGTGGAGGTGACGCCCGCGCACCTGTCCTTCGGGCAGGTGGCCTTCGGGATGACGGCCACGCGCAACGTCACCGTGCACAACCGCTGCCGCGAGGAGGTCGCCGTCAGCCAGCTGGTGCTCACCACGCACACGGGGGGCTACTTCACGCTCGCGCAGCCGCCGGCGAGCCAGCCCCTGGCGCCCGGCGCCAACCTCAAGGTGGGCATCACCTTCAGCCCGCGCGAGGGCGTCACGGGCGCGAGCGGCGGTCAGCTGGCCGTCACCACCCATCAGGGTGGCTCCAGCGCCACGGATGGGGTGACGCTGTCCGGGGAGGGGCGCACCTTCCCTCCGTGTGAGTACCTGCTGCCCGCGTCGCTGGACTTCGGCCGGGTGCCGGTGGGGTCGGAGATGGCGCTGGGCGTGACGTTGCGCAACACGGGCGTGGAGCCCTGCTACCTGTCGGCCCTCCAGCTCGCGTCCGGGTCGGACCCCGCGTTCCGCGCGGAGCCCGTGGCGAACGGCGTGCTGGCGCCCGGCAAGAAGGCGACGCTCGTCGTGCGCTTCCAGCCCCCCGCGGACGGGGACTTCCAGGGGCTGGCGGAGGGCTGGGTGAGCCACCCCACGCGGGGCCACCCGCTGGTGAACCTGTCAGGCCAGGGCGTGCACGGGTGCTTCTCCGTGCAGCCCACCACGGTGGACTTCGGCACCGCCCGGCTGGCGTGCGGTGCGCGCACCCGCGAGCTGGTGGCCTACAACCAGTGCACGGACGCCGTGACGGTGGCGGGCATGACGCTGTCGCAGCCCGGCGGAGAGTTCTCGGTGGCGGGGCCGCTGCCCGCCACGATTCCGGCGGGCGGGCGCGCGAAGCTCACGGCGAAGTACACGCCCGCGGAGGAGGGGGACGACGCGGCCACGGTGCGCTTCACGCTCAAGGATGGCTCCGTCTTCAACGCGGGGCTCGTGGGGCGGGGGCTCGCGAAGACGAACCAGACGGACCGCTTCATCCAGGACGCGGAGGCGCGCGTGGACGTGCTCTTCGTCGTCGACAACTCGGGCTCCATGATGGAGGAGCAGCAGAGCCTGGGGGAGAACTTCGCGGCCTTCCTGACCGCGGCCTCCGCCGCGCACGTGGACTACCGCATCGGCGTGACGACCACCGGCCTGGATCCCTCTCCGGGCGGCTGGTCCGAGTGCCCCGGCGGCGCCCAGGGCGGTGAGAACGGGCGCCTGTTCCCGGTGGACAACTCCAGCCCGCGCATCATCACGCCGCAGACGCCCAACGCGGCGCAGGTCTTCGCCAACAACACGCACGTGGGCGTGTGCCACTGGAACGAGCAGGGCCTGGACGCCGCGTACCGCGCCCTGTCGGAGCCGCTGCTCTACAACCTGGACGACCCGCGCACGCCCCAGCCGAACGACGGCAACGGCGGCTTCCTGCGCGAGGACGCGAAGCTGGCCATCATCGCGCTGTCGGACGAGGAGGACTTCAGCTCGCAGCCGGTGGACTTCTACGAGACGTACTTCCTGGCCCTGAAGGGGAACGACCCCTCCAAGGTGACCTTCAACGCCGTGGTGGGCCCGGAGGACCTGTCCACCTGCCCCACCTCCAGCAGCTCCGGCACCCGCTACATGGAGCTCGCCCGGAAGCTGGGCGGCGTGGTGGACAGCATCTGCACGCCCAACTGGGCCACGTCGCTGGAGAAGCTGTCGGAGAGCGCCTTCGGCCCCAACCGCACCTTCCCCCTGTCGGAGTCGCCCGCGAACCCGGGCGCCATCTCCGTCCGGGTGGACGGCGTCCCGGCGACGGGCGGGTGGTCCTACGACGGGCGCGCGAACGCCGTCATCTTCGACCGGTCGCGCGCGCCGGCCCCCGGGGCCCTGGTGGAAATCACCTATCCGCTGGGATGCCCGTAG
- the uvrA gene encoding excinuclease ABC subunit UvrA, translating into MSEPDVISIRGAREHNLKTVSLDIPKKKLVVFTGVSGSGKSSLAFDTLYAEGQRRYVESLSSYARQFLGQMEKPRYDTLRGLSPTISIEQKAASNNPRSTVGTVTEVHDYLRVLYASIGVQHCPNCGRKVGKQSAQQIVDEIMKLPAGTKLQVLAPIVTNRKGEHKDLLAEAQKRGFSRARVDGKLRELEERIELDKKSKHDIALVIDRLVLKPDLRTRLTDSVETALREGKGTLIITDEKGTPASDRVMSELNACPACGLSFGDLTPASFSFNNPLGMCTDCNGLGTRPEMDADLLVPDQGRSIRDGAIEPWASGMNRGEGWTADFVESLAGAFKIDLDVPYAKLSKREKDVLMNGVKGKSFTVQWGDSGQYTMEWEGLLARTMRNFKTTTSEARKAELQKYFSDKPCPSCKGERLRPESRAVKVHERTLVELSRLTITDTRAFLTKLDLSKQEEKIAQELLKEIRSRLSFLVDVGLGYLTLDRTASTLSGGESQRIRLASQMGSELTGVIYILDEPSIGLHQRDNGKLLTTLKRLRDLGNSVIVVEHDEETMEEADYLVDFGPGAGELGGQVVSQGTPKQVMADENSLTGAYLSGRQEIEIPESRREPNPKHQISIVGATENNLKNVDADIPLGIFTAVTGVSGAGKSTLINEILYPALARALYDSREPMGKHKAIKGLEHLDKVIDIDQRPIGRTPRSNPATYTKVFDAVREVFAMTPEARTFGYGPGRFSFNIKGGRCEACEGDGVKLVEMHFLADVYVPCEVCNGKRFNEATLRVRYKGKNIAETLDLSVREAMDHFSAHKDIMRVLQTLGDVGLGYLRLGQPSPTLSGGEAQRIKLARELARVATGRTLYILDEPTTGLHFEDIRKLLSVLNRLVEAGNSVLVIEHNLDVIKSADWLIDLGPEGGAGGGQVLATGTPEQVARVEASHTGRYLKHVLGKARRARIGKRVDAA; encoded by the coding sequence ATGTCCGAGCCCGACGTCATCTCCATCCGTGGTGCCAGGGAGCACAACCTCAAGACCGTCTCCCTGGACATCCCGAAGAAGAAGCTCGTGGTGTTCACCGGCGTGTCGGGCTCCGGCAAGAGCTCGCTCGCGTTCGACACGCTCTATGCGGAAGGCCAGCGCCGCTACGTGGAGAGCCTCTCCTCTTATGCCCGCCAGTTCCTGGGGCAGATGGAGAAGCCCCGCTACGACACGCTGCGGGGCCTGTCGCCCACCATCTCCATCGAGCAGAAGGCGGCCAGCAACAACCCGCGCTCCACGGTGGGCACGGTGACGGAGGTGCACGACTACCTGCGCGTGCTCTACGCCTCCATCGGGGTGCAGCACTGCCCCAACTGCGGCCGCAAGGTGGGCAAGCAGAGCGCGCAGCAGATCGTCGATGAGATCATGAAGCTGCCCGCGGGCACCAAGCTGCAGGTGCTGGCGCCCATCGTCACGAACCGCAAGGGCGAGCACAAGGACCTGCTCGCGGAGGCGCAGAAGCGCGGCTTCTCCCGCGCGCGCGTGGACGGGAAGCTGCGGGAGCTGGAGGAGCGCATCGAGCTGGACAAGAAGTCCAAGCACGACATCGCGCTCGTCATCGACCGGCTGGTGCTCAAGCCGGACCTGCGCACGCGCCTGACGGACTCCGTGGAGACGGCGCTGCGCGAGGGCAAGGGCACGCTCATCATCACGGATGAGAAGGGCACGCCCGCGTCCGACCGCGTGATGAGCGAGCTGAACGCGTGCCCCGCGTGCGGCCTGTCCTTCGGGGACCTCACGCCCGCGTCGTTCTCCTTCAACAACCCGCTGGGCATGTGCACGGACTGCAACGGCCTGGGCACCCGGCCGGAGATGGACGCGGACCTGCTGGTGCCGGACCAGGGCCGCAGCATCCGCGACGGCGCCATCGAGCCGTGGGCCAGCGGCATGAACCGGGGCGAGGGCTGGACGGCGGACTTCGTGGAGAGCCTGGCGGGGGCGTTCAAGATCGACCTGGACGTGCCGTACGCGAAGCTGTCCAAGCGGGAGAAGGACGTCCTGATGAACGGCGTGAAGGGCAAGTCCTTCACCGTGCAGTGGGGCGACAGCGGCCAGTACACCATGGAGTGGGAGGGCCTGCTCGCGCGCACCATGCGCAACTTCAAGACGACGACGTCGGAGGCGCGCAAGGCGGAGCTCCAGAAGTACTTCAGCGACAAGCCCTGCCCGTCCTGCAAGGGCGAGCGCCTGCGCCCGGAGAGCCGCGCGGTGAAGGTGCACGAGCGCACGCTGGTGGAGCTGAGCCGGCTGACCATCACGGACACGCGCGCGTTCCTGACGAAGCTGGACTTGAGCAAGCAGGAGGAGAAGATCGCCCAGGAGCTGCTCAAGGAGATCCGCAGCCGCCTGTCCTTCCTGGTGGACGTGGGCCTGGGCTACCTCACGCTGGACCGCACCGCGTCCACGCTGTCCGGCGGCGAGAGCCAGCGCATCCGGCTGGCGTCGCAGATGGGCAGCGAGCTGACGGGCGTCATCTACATCCTGGACGAGCCCTCCATCGGCCTGCACCAGCGCGACAACGGCAAGCTGCTGACGACGCTCAAGCGGCTGCGCGACCTGGGCAACTCCGTCATCGTCGTGGAGCACGACGAGGAGACGATGGAGGAGGCGGACTACCTGGTGGACTTCGGTCCCGGCGCGGGCGAGCTGGGCGGGCAGGTGGTGTCCCAGGGCACGCCGAAGCAGGTGATGGCGGACGAGAACAGCCTCACCGGCGCGTACCTGTCCGGGCGTCAGGAGATTGAAATCCCCGAGTCGCGCCGCGAGCCGAACCCGAAGCATCAGATCTCCATCGTGGGCGCGACGGAGAACAACCTGAAGAACGTGGACGCGGACATCCCGCTGGGCATCTTCACGGCGGTGACGGGCGTGTCCGGGGCGGGCAAGTCCACGCTCATCAATGAAATCCTGTATCCGGCGCTGGCGCGGGCGCTCTACGACAGCCGCGAGCCCATGGGGAAGCACAAGGCCATCAAGGGCCTGGAGCACCTGGACAAGGTCATCGACATCGACCAGCGGCCCATCGGGCGCACGCCGCGCAGCAACCCGGCCACGTACACCAAGGTGTTCGACGCCGTCCGCGAGGTCTTCGCGATGACGCCGGAGGCGCGCACGTTCGGCTACGGCCCGGGCCGCTTCAGCTTCAACATCAAGGGCGGCCGCTGCGAGGCGTGCGAGGGCGACGGCGTGAAGCTGGTGGAGATGCACTTCCTGGCGGACGTGTACGTCCCGTGCGAGGTCTGCAACGGCAAGCGCTTCAACGAAGCGACGCTGCGCGTGCGCTACAAGGGCAAGAACATCGCGGAGACGCTGGACCTGAGCGTGCGCGAGGCGATGGACCACTTCAGCGCGCACAAGGACATCATGCGCGTGCTCCAGACGCTGGGTGACGTGGGCCTGGGCTACCTGCGGCTGGGCCAGCCCTCCCCCACCCTGTCCGGCGGCGAGGCGCAGCGCATCAAGCTGGCGCGCGAGCTGGCGCGCGTGGCGACGGGCCGCACGCTCTACATCCTGGATGAGCCCACCACGGGCCTGCACTTCGAGGACATCCGCAAGCTGCTCTCCGTGCTCAACCGGCTGGTGGAGGCGGGCAACAGCGTGCTCGTCATCGAGCACAACCTGGATGTCATCAAGAGCGCGGACTGGCTCATCGACCTGGGGCCGGAGGGCGGCGCGGGCGGCGGGCAGGTGCTGGCCACCGGCACGCCGGAGCAGGTCGCTCGGGTGGAGGCCAGCCACACGGGCCGCTACTTGAAGCACGTGCTGGGCAAGGCGCGCCGGGCCCGCATTGGCAAGCGCGTGGACGCGGCCTGA